CCGGGTGCTCCTGCCCGTCATGGTCAACCTGGACGGTTTCCTCATCACCCATACGTACGAGCCCGTAGAGCTATTGGACCAGAAGATGGTGGACGAGTTCCTTCCGCCCTATAAGCCGCTGTACGCCCTCGACCCGAAGAACCCGGTGACCATGGGCCTGGTAGCGCCGCCGGAAGTCTACACCGAGGCCCGCTACATGGTGCACAATGCCCAGATAAAGTCTAAGGAAGTCATCGAGGAAGTCGCCCGGGACTTCGGTAAAAAGTTCGGGAGGTACCAGGGCGGCCTGATCGAGGCCTATAAGATGGAGGGCGCCGAAGTAGCGCTGGTCGCCATGGGGTCCATCATCGGCTCCATAAAGGACGCGGTGGACGAGATGCGCGCCGAAGGCATCAAGGTCGGCGCGGTGAAGGTGCGTGCGTACCGGCCGTTCCCGGTCGAGGCGCTGCGTGATGCGCTAAAGGGCGCCAAGGTTATCTGCGTCGTCGACAGGAACATCTCCATGGGCATGGAGGGTGCCCTGTTCACCGACCTGAAGGCCGGCCTCTACGCGAAGTCGAGCGCCGAAATGCTGGGCTTTATCGCCGGCCTGGGGGGCAGGGACATCACGATCGAGGATTTCAAGGCGATGGCGAACAAAGGGTTCGCGAAGCT
Above is a genomic segment from Methanocella sp. containing:
- a CDS encoding transketolase C-terminal domain-containing protein, producing the protein RVLLPVMVNLDGFLITHTYEPVELLDQKMVDEFLPPYKPLYALDPKNPVTMGLVAPPEVYTEARYMVHNAQIKSKEVIEEVARDFGKKFGRYQGGLIEAYKMEGAEVALVAMGSIIGSIKDAVDEMRAEGIKVGAVKVRAYRPFPVEALRDALKGAKVICVVDRNISMGMEGALFTDLKAGLYAKSSAEMLGFIAGLGGRDITIEDFKAMANKGFAKLKGEKVSEMEWYKLDADILPEGI